From the genome of Astatotilapia calliptera chromosome 3, fAstCal1.2, whole genome shotgun sequence:
taccaaaaacaaaaaactgggtgcacaagtttgaatttatttgggATTTTCTGTAATCCTGTGTGTTCACTTGTGTTGTCAATGATCCCAATTACATATCAAAACTGGTTTAGGAatggataaagcaggctaacctggaatggccttcccaaagcTCTGACATCAACCCTGTAGAAAATGTACTGATTAGGCTTAAAAGCAGAGTCTGTGCCAGGAAACCAACTAATTTAAATTAATTCTGTCAAGACGAGTGGTCAGATATCCAACCACAATTATGCCAGATGCTTGTTGATGGGTACCAAAGGGGTCTAATCGAGGTGCAACTTGCTCagggacatttaaccaaatataaGTGGCGGAATATACTCTTGACCTTGTGTGTATTagagaaaatctaaaataaatccAAACTCGTTTAcccaattcttcttttttacagcCACTTAAGATGTATGCTGTTAAATCATTCAACTATGAAAAGAGAGTGTATGTAAAATTCTCACCACATCTACATATATGTAGCTGTATGTATTGCTTATGTTTACAATTTTTACTTTTGACTGTTACAGCTTCCTGTCTTTATAGTAAAGAACAGAAAAGGTCGACACAATGTCTGTGGCGGTGGAAACTACAGTGCCGAGGGTGGCTCTCCCTCTTCCAACCCACTTCTCCCACGCGGAGCAGTCCTTCTCTCTCAAAAAGCGCCGGCTGCCTTTTTCCTCGTCGTCTACGTCAAACTCATCCTACTATTCCCCTGCTCGTCTCTCAAATTCTTTGCCTCCGCTGCCACCGTCTAAAGGATGCCCCCCGCTGAGCAGAATGTTTCCTCAGCATCAATCCCCCTGGACACCCCTGTCTAATTCTCTCAGTAAATCTCCAAATTCTGCGTATGATCCCAGCAAACAGCAGTCCTACTTCAATCAGTGCTTTACTAACTTGGGCCTGCTGGGGAGGGGATCATTTGGAGAAGTTTACAAGGTGagcaaaacacagatttaaataaAGAGGGCTatataataacataatatattTGGTGTTGCTGTTTCTTCACATCAAGGAAACTGGAAAATTCAGGATTTtaagtatttgtttgtttatttttccaaaagtTGTAAtttctggatattttcttttctctctccaggTGCAAAGCAACAGAGATGGTCGTCAGTACGCAGTCAAACGCTCTGCTCAGCGCTTCAGGGGTAACAGTGAGAGGAATCGGAGCGTCAGGGAAGCCAGGAATCACGAGCACCTGTGTCCTCACCCTCATATTTTGAACTTCGTGGCTGCCTGGGAGGAGTGCGGCCGACTCTACATCCAGACAGAGCTGTGCAGCACCAGCTTGCTGCATCACGCTGAGAACCAGCCTCCTGGCCCAGGTCTGCCCAAAAACAGTTTGTATCAGCTGTGATTTTGTATAAAACTTCTACATCCTCGTTCATGCTGACTTGTGTTTTTTGCTTGTAAACAGACGAGCCTGCTGCTTGGGCCTACCTGTGCGATCTCCTCTCAGCACTGCAGCACTTACACTCTCATGGCTTCGTGCATCTGGACCTCAAGCCCGCCAACGTCCTCATCACCGCCTCTGGTCGTCTGAAGCTGGGCGATTTCGGGCTGCTGCTTGAGCTCAAACAGATGGGAGCTGCAGGGGAGAAATCAAAGGACGATGTTCAGGAGGGTGATCCCAGATACATGGCCCCCGAGCTGCTGCGTGGGGAGTATGGACCTGCTGCAGATGTTTTCAGGTACATATGTGATTCATTATGTACAGATGTGACTGATCTGATTTGAAATAAGTGTCTAAATATTATcgcattcttttttatttagtttgggGGTTTCCATACTGGAGCTTGCTTGTAATATCGAGGTTCCAAATGGTGGCGAGGGGTGGCAGCAGCTCAGGCGAGGCTGTCTCCCCACAGAGTTTACCAACGGTGAGATCTGCTCTAGGAGGCCTCATCAATTTCCTCATCTGAtataatgatttttcttttaaacttccATGTGTGATTGCAGGCCTGTCAGAGGAGCTTCAGACAGTCCTTCAGATGATGCTGGCCCCAGAGCCGTCTGAGAGACCCACAGTCTCTGAGCTTCTTGCCCTCCCCTCTGTTAGGAAACGCAGGTGGAGGAGACGCATGTATCTTATGGCTGCTGAGACGATGCTGACACTGGCCTCCCTGTGTCAGGTAACAGAATCACTAAATCCTTTAAATATTAATCTTTTAGGATTGATTATTTTGATTAACAGTTTAGTAAAATGTCCTTGTAAGGATGCCACAGCATTAAAAATAGAATAACTTTATTGTCCACATAATGGGCAGCTGTTTTCGGTTCACCAAGCCACAAATCAACCAATCAGTTCATGAATCCTGGGAGATATCGGCCCACATTCATAGATATGCATATCTATAAATTCAATACAACTATAGAAATACACCACAGCATCTTATTATTTAGCATGCTGATTGCATTTGGTACAAATGATCCCTTATACCCCTTTAGCTAGAGGGATCCTATAAAGTTGTCCTGAGAACATTAATTCAAAGTCAGAATAATGGGGGTGTTCACGGTCAGCAACAATAGACCAAGCTTTCCTGAAGATGGTCTGATGACACAGCTTAGCCAATAAAGTTTGTTGTCAACCAATCATTTTTCCAGAAATTCTGACAATCCTGTTTATTTTGCTATTGTGTTCCTGTTTGCCACAGTCAGGCTACCAAACCAGGCTGAGATACTGAATGTAAAATCAAGCTGACAAACTCTTTCCAAAACGTTGTGCCTAACTCCGAAACCTCTTGACGTCCTGATAACAATGAATCTCTGATTAGCTTCCTTGTAAATGGATAAAGCATTAATTATAAAGTTGATCTTGCCATCAATATATATAAAGTGGAAAACCTGTCCATCGGGTCTGTGTTATTCAAGTGAAACACGTGTTGTGGACATTAATCAACAAATAACAAGATTTAAACCTCTCTTTCAACCTATGAACCTGAACAAAATAGTTAGAGTtcctataaaaacaaaagacaatcaTCAgcatattttaacattttcacattCCCTGCATGtcatttaaacagaaaataacaatagTGATCGAACACACCCTTGAGGATCCCCCGTACTAACAATGGTTTCACCAAATAAAACATGATTAATACAAAGCTTTTCAGATGATCAGTTAGAAAATCTCTAATCCAGTGAATCAGTCCTGAAGTTAATTTAGCCTGGCCAATTCCAAACTTCAGCCTTTAAAGTTTACTTTCCTCAACCTtgacaaatacatttttctatattttcttttcttcatagATCGTAGTCTCCTTTGGGTGTAGATTCCTCTCCTTCTTTCGCTTGCCCTTCCTCCCTCATTGGAACAATCCAGCTCCCTGCACTCCTCCTAAAGACAGTTGGGACAGGGATTTAACCCTGCCTCTCAGTGCCATGCATACTGACTCCGGGACCCCAGAAGAGGATGCAGTGTTTTTTCATCCCACAGACCCAGAACTGTCCCCCACCTTCTCACAAAGGTAGAGAATTATCGCATCAATAGGATGGAAGAAAATTTTTAAGTGAGTATATTTGTTCTGTTTAACTCTCCTTTTTTATCttcctttgttttcatgtcacagGGTAAAATCCAGATTGTCTGTAGAGAGCACATCCACGCCTCTCCCGGGCTCGCCAATGCGCTATCACCAGAGTCCTGCCCACACACCCACTCACTCAAATCTTAGTGGCTGGTTCTCATGTAAACTTGCTCAGACCCCTTCCAGCATCCACACTAATGGCTCCTGCCGCACACTGACACCTAAAGTGAGTCCCATACATGCCGAGCTGGACGCAGACTCCTTCCAGAGCTTACACTCTCCATCCACCAAGTCCTCACAGCGGCGTGGGCGCAActgggtccaagtggaggaggTCGTACCTCCTCGACCCAGCTTGGAACCAAAGAACCTGCTCAGCTTGTTCGAAGAAACGGCTCTGGAGGGGGAACGATGAACACAACACTGCCTTTATCTCATTCATGAGTTTTTGTgcgaaaaatgtaatgtgacaaaGACCTAATGTATTAATGTAATAAGTTTACTagcttgtaaatatttttttttgccattttgtaaCAGCTTCTTTTAATGtgcatttgaaacaaaaaatgaatttagGGGAAAAGGGTTGGATGTGTACTCAGACCTTagaacacttttcttttctttttttgatttgtGCCAGTGTAATCAGTTGCTGAAACGACTTGTGACTGTGACTCTGCGTTGTTTACCTCGTGAGATACAAAACAAAGCTAGCAGAGTTTGAACTTGTGGAGCATGTTGTGACTATAAAGCACCTCAAAATACGACATGACTGGTGTTTCTTTGTTCTCTAGACTTGTGCACATTACAGTTTGATATAACAGGCTATCCTTTGAGAGTAgtcatctgttctctgattggatagttaaatttgtgattgacaagacattgaccaatcagctgaaaggaagaaaactcGGGTCAAAACTCGTACTTGTAAgttgaaacttgagtgcagtttcacagtattttttatatatatattttttgctttgtatctgtaaccagaccttaacaaaaacaacttgtaacttgtgtaaatatttttacacacacaaatctttttcttacgcacacacaaattcttatCTGCAGATGCACAAATATATATACGCattctgatttacaagtacaaaatatttatgaccacaatttgagcccataggacagtcaacagaaacacatttttcatagtgcatgtttgaggtaCAGTATATTTGAATTTTAGTAAACGCAGTACAGCTTTGTGGTGTTATGTTTTGAGCCCTTACCAGTAGGTGGCAGCAACGGGCCTCAGGAACGCTTCAAACCCATGAAGAGGACGCTGCCGCTTTATTGCTATCGCGCTGTTTATTAAACCGTTTTAACACCTGACCCGGTTTACAGCAGGAAAAGCTTCACACAAAGATGTTCGGCGGACGCACTGGCTGCCATTTTTAATCTACCTGCAGGAATCATTTTAAAGGGAAACGATTACCTGCATGAGTGTTAATATTTTAAACAATTCACGATTGCAGTTTGAGCGGCTGTTGAGACTGCGCATGCTTCATGGGATCGCATTAAACTCAAGGTATGTGAGCATTCGGCTTGTTAATAACTGGTAGTAAAAATGCACTCCcgttttttctgctttcctcTTAAATAATACATTCtgctattttttgttgttgttgttctttgttgCATAAATATCCAATCGCcattatttctttcatttatctaAGTGGAAATGTGCAGAACACATGTTGCATCCTGCAAAAGTCTGTTAAATATGCTCCTTAATTTTTTGTCTTCTTAGTCCTTAAAGATGGCCAAAATTGAGCGCCTTAATGTTCGAGTGGAAA
Proteins encoded in this window:
- the pkmyt1 gene encoding membrane-associated tyrosine- and threonine-specific cdc2-inhibitory kinase, with product MSVAVETTVPRVALPLPTHFSHAEQSFSLKKRRLPFSSSSTSNSSYYSPARLSNSLPPLPPSKGCPPLSRMFPQHQSPWTPLSNSLSKSPNSAYDPSKQQSYFNQCFTNLGLLGRGSFGEVYKVQSNRDGRQYAVKRSAQRFRGNSERNRSVREARNHEHLCPHPHILNFVAAWEECGRLYIQTELCSTSLLHHAENQPPGPDEPAAWAYLCDLLSALQHLHSHGFVHLDLKPANVLITASGRLKLGDFGLLLELKQMGAAGEKSKDDVQEGDPRYMAPELLRGEYGPAADVFSLGVSILELACNIEVPNGGEGWQQLRRGCLPTEFTNGLSEELQTVLQMMLAPEPSERPTVSELLALPSVRKRRWRRRMYLMAAETMLTLASLCQIVVSFGCRFLSFFRLPFLPHWNNPAPCTPPKDSWDRDLTLPLSAMHTDSGTPEEDAVFFHPTDPELSPTFSQRVKSRLSVESTSTPLPGSPMRYHQSPAHTPTHSNLSGWFSCKLAQTPSSIHTNGSCRTLTPKVSPIHAELDADSFQSLHSPSTKSSQRRGRNWVQVEEVVPPRPSLEPKNLLSLFEETALEGER